A genomic stretch from Anaerococcus mediterraneensis includes:
- a CDS encoding FAD:protein FMN transferase, with product MRKILLALALAGIFAGCADKDINSEDKPSIKAIETDQSETKEETDDGNEENMAEDEDGDYEVYGDYQKHQETIYEYFDTVTTFIAYTKTEEEFDKYKNILTEELAKYHKLYNSYDHFDGVNNFLTINQNAGKEPVEVDPKIIELIKYSKEMYELTEGNIDIAMGSLLGLWHEYREMSINNPDKAAIPSEDELVKASKHKDIDAIEIDEEKSTVYINDKDVQIDIGAIGKGYATKIIGEKLKEAGLEAGILSVGGDDVLIGKNPSSSTGLWKIAIQNPDLDDKENPYIAVAKLGEESVVTSGDYQRFFVVDGKRYHHIIDPATMYPSTRWTSVSVVLDDIALADTISTYLFIVDLEKGKEVAEKYGAKVLWIGTDGKEYRTDSWSEIEEAIE from the coding sequence ATGAGAAAAATATTACTAGCTTTGGCACTAGCAGGGATCTTTGCTGGTTGTGCCGACAAAGATATAAATAGTGAAGATAAACCAAGCATTAAGGCTATAGAAACAGACCAGTCAGAAACAAAAGAAGAAACTGATGATGGCAATGAAGAAAATATGGCAGAAGATGAAGATGGGGATTATGAAGTCTATGGAGATTATCAAAAACATCAAGAGACCATATATGAGTATTTTGACACAGTTACAACCTTTATAGCCTATACAAAAACTGAAGAAGAATTTGATAAGTATAAAAATATTTTGACAGAAGAACTTGCAAAATATCACAAACTTTACAACTCTTACGACCATTTTGATGGAGTAAATAACTTCCTAACTATAAATCAAAACGCTGGTAAAGAGCCAGTTGAGGTTGATCCAAAAATAATTGAACTTATAAAATATTCTAAAGAGATGTATGAGCTTACAGAGGGAAATATAGATATAGCTATGGGTTCACTTTTGGGCTTATGGCATGAGTACAGAGAAATGTCTATCAATAATCCTGACAAAGCAGCCATACCAAGCGAAGATGAATTAGTAAAGGCTAGCAAGCACAAGGATATAGATGCTATAGAAATTGATGAAGAAAAATCAACTGTCTATATAAATGATAAGGATGTGCAAATAGATATCGGTGCTATAGGCAAGGGCTATGCTACCAAAATTATTGGTGAAAAACTAAAAGAAGCAGGCCTAGAAGCTGGTATCCTATCTGTAGGCGGAGATGATGTCCTAATAGGTAAAAACCCAAGTTCATCGACTGGTTTATGGAAAATAGCAATTCAAAACCCAGACCTAGATGACAAGGAAAATCCATATATAGCCGTAGCCAAACTCGGAGAAGAATCAGTTGTAACAAGTGGTGATTACCAGAGATTTTTTGTTGTAGATGGCAAAAGATACCACCATATAATAGACCCAGCAACCATGTATCCATCTACAAGATGGACTTCTGTTTCAGTAGTCTTAGATGACATAGCCTTAGCAGATACTATATCTACTTATTTATTTATAGTTGACTTAGAAAAGGGAAAGGAAGTAGCAGAAAAATATGGGGCCAAGGTTTTATGGATAGGCACAGATGGTAAAGAGTACAGGACAGACTCATGGTCAGAGATAGAAGAAGCTATTGAATAA
- a CDS encoding sugar transferase, producing the protein MKKVNEEYLYEQLNKKKISLFFKRIFDILVSLLVIILILIPMIFISIAIKLDSKGPVFYKQERLGKGKKAFYIIKFRTMRVGADKNLDNLTVKNDPRITKVGGFLRKWKIDELPQFFNVLIGHMSLVGPRPETPKMVDLYHSYYDVIFAVRPGITDYASIEFRNESQYYNSIEDSEKVYLEKILPKKIDLKLQYIEDLSIRTDIKILFKTAKTVIVD; encoded by the coding sequence ATGAAAAAAGTAAACGAAGAGTATCTTTATGAACAACTGAATAAGAAAAAAATAAGCTTATTTTTCAAAAGGATTTTTGATATACTTGTATCCTTGCTTGTCATAATATTGATTTTAATACCAATGATTTTCATATCAATTGCTATAAAATTAGACTCAAAAGGGCCAGTATTTTATAAGCAAGAAAGACTAGGCAAGGGCAAGAAAGCATTTTATATTATAAAATTTAGGACTATGAGGGTCGGGGCAGACAAAAACTTAGATAACCTGACTGTCAAAAATGATCCTAGGATAACAAAGGTTGGAGGATTTCTTAGAAAATGGAAGATAGATGAGCTTCCACAATTTTTCAATGTTCTAATTGGCCATATGTCCCTAGTTGGTCCAAGACCAGAAACTCCAAAGATGGTGGACTTGTACCATTCTTATTATGATGTCATATTTGCGGTAAGACCTGGAATAACTGATTACGCATCTATAGAGTTTAGGAATGAAAGCCAGTATTATAACTCTATAGAAGATAGCGAAAAAGTTTATCTTGAAAAAATCTTGCCAAAAAAAATTGATTTGAAATTACAATATATAGAGGATTTATCAATCAGAACTGACATAAAAATCCTCTTTAAAACAGCAAAAACTGTTATAGTTGATTAA
- a CDS encoding DUF1846 domain-containing protein, which produces MKLAFDNDKYIKMQSEKILERISHFDKLYLEFGGKLFDDAHASRVLPGFLPDSKLRMLSSIKDKTEIIITINAKDIENAKIRGDNGMSYDAEAIRLKETLEDFGFLVSAIVITQFADQEKVVKYSKYLDNLGIKNYKTYDIKGYPNDLRTIISKDGFGRNDHVKTQRPLVVVTAPGPGSGKMATCLSQMYLDHESGINAGYAKFETFPIWSIALKHPVNMAYEAATADLDDINMIDPYHLEAYNKSAVSYNRDVEAFPILQKMFEKIMGSSPYKSPTDMGVNMAGFCIIDEKAATDASEAEIIRRYYNTLLDYRMAKASFHSLEKIQLIMSQMDINSDDRLVSLAARDRQARSNREAFAIELEDGKIITGKKSDLLSAPSACILNSLKKLGKLDDEILLISPHIIEPVSELKTKQLGGADTSLSVNEMLIALSISATTNPLSHMAVAQLSKLRGLDAHSTVILNDSQKSMLRKLGLNFTQDPEFSSEDYR; this is translated from the coding sequence GTGAAATTAGCTTTTGATAATGATAAATATATAAAAATGCAGTCTGAAAAGATCCTTGAAAGGATTAGTCATTTTGACAAATTGTATTTGGAGTTTGGGGGCAAACTCTTTGATGATGCCCATGCATCTAGGGTACTGCCAGGATTTTTGCCTGACAGCAAACTTAGGATGCTATCAAGTATAAAGGATAAGACAGAGATTATTATAACTATAAATGCAAAAGATATAGAAAATGCAAAGATAAGAGGGGATAACGGTATGTCCTATGATGCTGAAGCCATAAGGCTAAAAGAAACCCTAGAAGACTTTGGATTTTTAGTTTCAGCTATAGTTATAACTCAATTTGCAGACCAAGAAAAAGTTGTAAAATATTCTAAATATCTGGATAACTTAGGGATAAAAAATTATAAAACCTATGATATAAAAGGCTATCCAAATGATCTTAGGACTATAATATCTAAAGATGGTTTTGGTAGAAACGACCATGTAAAAACTCAAAGGCCATTGGTAGTTGTGACAGCTCCTGGTCCAGGATCAGGAAAAATGGCAACCTGCTTATCTCAGATGTATTTAGACCATGAAAGCGGGATCAATGCTGGCTATGCCAAATTTGAGACCTTTCCTATTTGGAGCATAGCCCTAAAACATCCAGTAAATATGGCCTATGAAGCAGCAACTGCTGATCTTGATGATATAAATATGATAGACCCATATCATTTGGAGGCCTATAATAAATCGGCTGTTTCTTATAATAGAGATGTTGAAGCCTTTCCTATTTTGCAAAAAATGTTTGAAAAAATCATGGGATCATCTCCATATAAATCCCCAACAGATATGGGTGTAAATATGGCTGGTTTTTGTATAATAGATGAAAAGGCAGCTACTGATGCTTCTGAGGCTGAAATCATAAGAAGGTATTATAATACACTTTTAGATTATAGGATGGCCAAGGCAAGCTTTCATAGCCTGGAAAAAATCCAGCTAATCATGAGTCAAATGGATATAAATAGTGACGATAGGCTAGTAAGCCTAGCTGCCAGGGATAGGCAAGCTAGGTCAAATAGAGAAGCCTTTGCTATAGAACTTGAGGATGGCAAGATCATCACAGGCAAAAAATCTGATCTCCTATCAGCACCATCAGCATGTATTTTAAATTCCCTAAAGAAATTAGGTAAATTAGATGATGAGATCCTACTAATATCTCCTCATATAATTGAGCCAGTATCAGAATTAAAAACAAAACAGCTAGGCGGGGCAGATACAAGCCTATCTGTAAATGAAATGCTTATAGCCCTATCTATATCTGCAACAACCAATCCCCTTAGCCACATGGCAGTAGCTCAGCTATCAAAACTAAGGGGTCTAGATGCGCATTCAACAGTTATTTTAAATGATTCACAAAAATCTATGCTTAGAAAATTGGGATTAAACTTCACCCAAGATCCAGAATTTTCAAGCGAAGATTATAGGTAA